The sequence ATAATCAACAACTGTAAGACTGTATTGGAAACACCATTTGAGACTTTTCTTGAGGCGGGTTTCCCAAAAGAATAATGATGGACCCAGTAATCACTTGGGCTGATTTGAAGCAAATTCTTAATCGAGGAAAAATCTCTAGAATCTTCTAAAATTGCCCTCAATAAGCTGGGCGCATTGGATAAAATAGCCGCTAGCTGTGCAATCCTCAAAGTAGGCAAATTGCTAGGCCTGGCTCCCATGAAAGACCAGTGCTGAGGGCTCAGTGAACGCTCCCATTGATATTTCTTCTTTAGAAAATCCGACTCTTTGATTAAATATTGAACATAAGGCTCTTCAGAATCTTCCGGCAACAAGCCCGCTTGTCTAAATAGTATGGCTTCCAATACGGGTAGTTTATCCCGGTGTTTCATCAAGATTTTATACGGAAATAATTTAGCCAACTCGGCCATACCTTTACTATTTGTTTTGAACCCAAAAGTGGTAAATAACCATTGATAGGATGTCTCCTCCCAATCTCCTTTGTTTTCCTCTAACAGATTTAAAATTGATTGAGATTTTTCTTGAAGCCGTTCTACCAGGGATTTTTCCAAACTCGAAAAGCGAATGATTTCTGGAACTTGGTGCACTGCATAAGCACAGGGGAGCTCAGATTGATAATCCAACAGCCGCTCGTAATTTCTCCAGATATTTAAGAATATTTTCCCTTTCAATTCCACAGTTGGAATCAAGGTTCCATCATTTCGTAGCACTGGCTTGTCATTTTCCCATACTACGTGCAGGACTACTGAATTATAAGCGGGATTCGCTTCATGATCGTGGTTCTTCCAATCGGAAGCATATTTATGAACCTCTACATGACCATGAAAGGCTACCCCATCTATCATAACCACTGAATCTAAAAAATCAGGGCCTTCCGCTAGATTATGGAAACCAATTTGGATTACTTGAACTTGTTCCTGATTGGTAGTTTGGAAATCCCGTTTTTCGAAATATTGAAATTTCCAGACGAGTTATAAAAAGTCTTCTCTGAAATTCATAAAAATCACCTAAAGTCTTCTTTAAATTAAAAAAACTTTACTAAAATAAAAAGCCAGTAAAAACTGGCTTTAAAAACAATTATAAATCTTCTTCATTAAAGATAAGTATCCAATAGACTGGACATTTCTTCCTGAAGTTTTTGTGCTTCTGATCTGGCCGATTTTCCAAAATTTTCATCTTGAGACGCATAAATAATTCCTCGACTAGAATTCACAAGCAACCCACAGGAAGAATTCATTCCATATTTGGCAACATCAGCTAGGCTACCACCTTGAGCTCCCACTCCCGGAACCAAAAAGAAATGATCCGGCACCACCTTCCTTACCTCTCCAATCAATTCACCGCGGGTAGCTCCTACCACATACATCATATTATCGGAGTTCCCCCATTGCTGGCTTTTTTCTAATACAGATTGATACATCGGCTTGCCAGTTTCATCCTTAATGAGTTGAAAATCCATTGATCCAGCATTAGAAGTTAGCGCCAAAAGAATAACCCATTTATTCTCAAATTCTAAAAACGGAGTCACACTATCGACCCCCATATATGGAGCTACTGTCACCGAATCAAAATCCATTTTTTCAAAAAAGGCCTTGGCATATAGCTTAGAGGTATTTCCAATATCCCCCCTTTTTGCATCGGCAATTGTAAAAATATCCTTAGGGATTAATTCATTTACTTTTTGAAGCGTTTCCCAACCCTGAGGACCCAAGGCTTCAAAAAATGCGATATTTGGCTTGTAGGCTACTGCAAAATCAGCGGTCTGTTCTATAATTTCTTTACAGAAAGTGAAAATTGGATCTTTCTCCGACTTTAGATGTGCTGGAATTTTCTGGATATCTGCATCGAGCCCTACACATAGAAAGGATGACTTTTTCTGAATTTGGGAAAATAGCTCGGCTTTGTTCATGAATTATAGGATTTTGGGCAAAGGTAAGAAATGCTGTTTAGCTATTTTTGGGAAAAGTTAATTTATGAAGACAGTCCTTCTTACTTTCTTATTTTTTTTATGCTATACCTTAACCTTTGGGCAAAAACTCCTTGGGAATTGGGAATGGATTGAAAATACAGAGGAAAGATCCTTTAGGGTCACTTTGTTCCAAGATCAAGACAAATCCTCATCAAAATCACTCATTAAAGGAATTCATTGTGGTGAATATTACAATAGAGGCCGAGTAGATTGCGCTTCCACAACGTCCATGATTTTAAAACCAGGAGAACTTCCAAATAGCTGGACAGGAAGCATTAATAGCAACTTTTCTGGAGAAACTTCCAAGATTAGAGTTACATACATCCCTGACAAAGATCAATTGTCTTGGGAAATAATAAATCCCTCAGGTCAATTCTATTTTCCACATGACGCGATCCTAAAAAGAGAAAATAGCTTATAATTCTGACTCTACTTTTTTGTCAAATTCCACTTTGATCATAGCACCTGTAAGTGAGACCAATGCGGTGATCAAGAAGAAGATTAAACTAAAGGCCACTGCAGTAGCTTCATTTATCCCTGCATAAGTATGCGCATAAATGAACACCAGTTCACGGGCTCCAACGCCACCAATGGTCAAAGGAAGCACGGCAACGATAGAGGATAATAAAAACACCAATTGATATGCTAAGAAGTTTGTTTCAACTCCTAGCGCCAACAAAATAAACAAGGCACAGACCAACTGGGAGATTTGTCCCAACATGGACCAACTATTGGATTTTAAAAAAGAAGGTAAAAAAGGTTTAAAGAAAAGCTTTTGAACTAACCAAAATGAAGGAAACACCAACACTGAAGCGATTACGATCAATACTTCCCAAGGTACTTGAGATTCAAATGGAAGCACTAAATCTACTGGGAGAACAAGAATAAGTAACAAAAACACGATGGCAACCAGCCCTCCTAAACGATCCAAAAGAGAAGCTTGAATCAGTGATTTTACGGAAGTTTTATAATTCTTATTGAGTAAATAGATTTTGTATCCATCCCCTCCAATTCCTCCAGGAAGAAATAGGTTATAAAACATGCCTACCAAATACAATCGGAAATTCAGCTTTTCAGAAATATTCAAGCCAATATTCCTGAAATAAAGATTTAACCTCAATGCTGTAAAAACCTTACTCATTACAAATAAGATTATGGCAGGTACTAACCAAAACCAATGAATCGACTTGGTGATCAACCAGAGTTCCTCGGTATCAATTTTTCGGAATACCAGGAATATTGCCAACCCCGTCAAAAGAAGTTTCAGTCCGGTTTTGAGTTTCTTACCTAGAGTACTTGCTTTTTTTTCCAAGGAAAGTCAGGTCTATTCTTCTGAATTGAACAGCTCAACGAATTGGGAATGAGACAGTCTTATGCTGTCAAAGCTTCCCCTTGATAAACTGATTTAATGGTGTAGGTAGTTTTATTTTGAGATTCAAAGTAAGTTCGGACAATGATCTCGGCAATAATTCCAGTCGTGATAAATTGAATACCTCCAAGCACCAATATAAAGCCTAAAATCATGATTGGCCTTCCCCAAATATCCTCTCCCATGATTTTCAGTACCAACAGGTAAATATTGATGAGAACACCTATTAGGAAAGCGATTATTCCGATTCCACCAAACAAGTGAATCGGACGTTGGAAATACTTTTGAAAAAATAGCATTAAGATCAGATCAGCCATTACTTTAAAAGTCCGGCTCAACCCATATTTAGATTCACCATGGATTCTAGGGTGATGTTTCACATCCATTTCTGTCATCCTCGCACCCTGTTGCTTGGCAAGAACCGGGATAAAACGGTGCAATTCCCCATATAACCCCATTCCTTGAGCGATCTCAGCTTTATAAACTCTGAGCGTACAACCATAATCATTCAAATAGACTTTGGTCGTATTTCGGATCACCCAGTTGGCTATTTTACTCGGAATCTTCCTCAACACAAACCCATCTTTTCTATTGGCCCTTCTACCTGCTACTACATCCCAGTCTTCATCAATCGCTTTTTGAAGCATAATAGGAATGTCTGTGGGGTCATTTTGCAAATCCCCATCCATGGTAGAAATATACTCGCCTGTAGCCATGTCAATTCCCGCTGCCAATGCGGTGGTTTGACCATAATTCCGATTGAAAATAATCAGCTTTGTCCGATCATTTGCATACTTTTTCACTTCGGCCACTGTCTTATCAGTAGAACCATCCTCTATTAGAATGACCTCATAGTCGATTTCAGAAAGTGCGGAATAGGTGGCTTCCAATAATGGCTTGATGTTTTCTTCTTCGTTGTAGATCGTAATAACTACAGACAACAGGGGCTTGCTCATGATCATAAATTTGGTCAAAAATACGGCAAAATACTTCCGTTGCCAATAAACTGCGTATCGGCTTTCGGTTGCCAACGAAAATTTGGTGTGACAAAGTTCATTCATCTTATCTTTGCAAGATGTTTTCAAAAGAGCTTCATATTAATCCATGGGTAATAATGGCGGCCTTTGCCATTTTGGTAGGACCATTTGCCCTGAGCTTTCACATGCATTTTCCAGATGAAATGTATTATAGTGATGCTTCTGTTAAAATGATGCAAAATGGAGACTATCTCACCACGTACCTCGGAAACGGAGAGTTGAGGTTTCGAAAACCCATAGGAACTTACTGGGTGGTTTTAGCTGGATTCAAAATATTTGGAGTCAGTGCTTTTTCATCCAGGATCTTCTTTTTATTAGCCGGTTCATTGACTATCGGAATCACCTATCTGGTTGCAAAAGTCTTATTCTCAGACAAAAAGATTGCAGGACTATCTGCCCTGATTATCGCTTCCAATATTGTTTTGATATTTGCCTCCACCCGTTCCATACCAGACGTGTTATTAGGCCTTACTATGACAGCCAGTGCCATTGGATTTGCAGGATTAATGAGGTATGGAGACCAAGCTCCAAAAAAGTTTATATGGATATTATATCTCAGTTTGGCATTGGCCTTTGAAGTAAAAGGACTACCAGCCGCTGCTTTAGGAGGAATCGGAATACTTTACCTGCTATTCAATCCCTGGAAAAAAATATCATGGAAGACATTCCTTCATTTACCTTCTCTCCTTCTCGCTATTATTATCGGATTATTCTGGTTTGTGGCCATGTGGAAAATTCATGGTCCTACTTACCTAGATAGCTTTTTAGAAGATCAAGTTGGAGGAAGAGTAGCATCACGCTACTTACTTATTCTAAAAAACGGAGCACTTGCCTCAATCATTCTATTTGTAATTTATCTGCCTTGGGGGTTCTATCCTTTCCCGAAATTCAAAGAGACCATTCAGAAAACCTGGAAAGAAAATGCAGTATTCTTTGGATTCGCAGTTCTATGGGGATTGGCCATTCTAGGAATGGGAGCTATGACTACCAAATTTTATGAACGCTACTTATTACCAGTTGCGCCTATTTTGGCAATCTTCCTGAGTTGGATCCTGGTAAAAGCTGATTTCCAATTGCGTCAAAAAGGCTTGAAAATAGGTGCAGCATTTTTCATTCTATTATCCCTCATAGTCGGTGTTACAGGATTCTGGATCAATTTCCAATTAGGGAGTACCTTTTGGGTTTATTTGCAATTGGCAATTGGATTTGCCCTTTTGATTTATTTAGTCCAATTAGTCTATAAAGGAAGTCAGCTGCCATGGGGATTATCCTTTTCCATTTTACTAGTATTCTTTTTTCTTTCTACTGTTACCGCAAAAATCTCTCTTCCAGAGCAAGGAGCCCAAGTTCAAGCTTTTGTTTCTTCCAATAAAATTGACCCTACAAAGGAAATTGGTTTCATTGGCAACATTCATGTCAGCAGCAAGATTAGGGTATACTTAGGACCCGATTATTACATGACTGATATTACTGGAGAGAAATCCTTGAGTGAGCAGGAATTATTGGAAAGGTCTTCCATTTATCCGAACTTAATCGTAGAAGACAAATACCTGCAGCAACTTCCACTTCAAAATTATGAAGTCGAAGTCGCTTCAATGAATTGGGATTCGAAAAAGATTCCTTTTTTACTTCAACATCTAGGAGACCCAAATTTCAAAGACCTATTAGAAGAAAATGGGAAAGTCTATTATTGGCTACAAAAAATAGGAGATTAATAGGTTTCTGGAATATAGGGATCAAACTCTTTTAAGTCTTTCCATACTTGAATGGTGGCAGTCCTCAACGGCTCTCCGCGAAAATACACCTCGAACTTTTCCTCATAAAGTAAAGAGTCAAATTGTGCAAATTTACCAGGAGAGTCATAATTCCAGCTAACAAAAATCCCATCCTTATTTTGCCCTAAAAACTGCTCCATCCCATCCCAAAGATCAAATTGGTTTCTTCTTGCACCCATATTCAACATATATGGCTGCGGATGGTCCTTTAAATAAAAAGATAGCTCGGAAGCCATGTGATAAGTTTCGGAAAAGACAAACGAATCTGACAACTCCAAGCTATCCTGTAAATAATCAACTCTTGCAGCAAGCGGATCATAGCCAGACATTCTTCTAAACAGTTGCTTTTCACCTTTTTTAATAGGAGGAATAGATTTGACAAAAGTGAGGTCAGGAAGGATGAGCAATAAAGGTATCCCAATACTGATTCCAAGACCCCAATTACGGAGTTTCTTCCACTTACTTGATTGATTTAACACCCATTCACTCATGATAATCGGCAATCCCACATAGGAGAAAACCGGCCAATTCACTAGAACCTCTGTAAAGAAGCTTAAAAAAGAGAAACTGATTAACGTAAGTATGGCAGGCAAGATGAGGTAAAATTTATCTTGGTTTCTATATTTAAACACACTTTTAATGGAGTAGAACAGGATTGGCAGCAAGAATATAGATAGCATCGCCAATTGACCACCCAAAAATTCGAATAACTGAGCTGTGGATTTCCCCAAAGAGGCAGTAGATTCTTCATTTCCTCCTCCAGCTCCAGCTAGGTTTGCTAGATGCTTGAAAGTATTGAAGTCATTTTGAAAGTTCCATACTAGAATCGGAATAAATCCAAGGGACATGACCAGAAAGAAAAGCAGCATATTTCTCCACTTCTTACCTAGCTTTCCTTCTTGCAAAATGAATAAAAAAAGGAATGGAAATGCTAATACCATCATAGCCTTAGCCATCAGTCCTACTGCGGCAGCAAATCCAGCGAGAATCCACCAATTAAGCTTTTTCTCTTTCAAGGCCCTATATAATAAAAACACAGTCAAAGACCAGAAAAAAGTTAGAGAGGTATCGGTGGTGTGAAAGGAAGAAATCATCCACCAAAAAGGCATTGCTTGTAAGAAAATGGAAGCCCAAAAACCAACCTTCTCATTGTATAAATAAGACCCGAATTTATAAGTCACCCAAGCAGTCCCCAGTCCAAAAAGTATGGGGTTGATGCGAACTCCTAATTCGGTAACTCCAAAAATGGAGGTACTGATGTAGTTCAAAAAGGCTACCAAAGGAGGTTTGGAATAATAATGCCAAGCCAAATTTTTTGACCAAAGCCAATACTGGGCTTCTTCTGTAAACAAATCGAGTTCGGGGCGGAAAACGAAGGCTATTTTTGCCAAAACGATAGCCAGGCTGACTATCCAAAATGCCGATTTATAAGATAAGTTGGACCTCATAGTAAAAGCTCGCAAGAAAAAGAAAAACCCTCGGAACTCCGAGGGTTTATAAAAGATTTTAGGGTCTATTATTGCCTTACGAGAACAACCTTTTCTTTGTACTTCTTAATTTGCCTTCTTAGCCCTTCTATCGCTTCATCAGCGGCCCCTTCGAAAGAATCTGATTGATTCTTTGCAAAAAACTGCTTCCCTGGCACATTTAATTTGATTTCAACAATCTTGTTTTCATTGTTGTCATTCTTATCGAGCCTCATAAAAACCTCACCATCTATGATTCGATCATAAAAGGTCTCCAGCTTGTCTGCTTTTCTTTGAATAAAATCGATCAATTTTCGATCAGCATCGAAGTGGATTGAGTGCATCTGCAGTTTCATATTGATTTGCATTTAATGGTTGAACAATAATTTATTTACGCTTTAGGATGTGCCTGTTCAAACACAGCCTTGAGTTTTTCTAATGAATTGTGGGTATATACTTGCGTCGCCGCAAGGTTGGAATGCCCAAGTAAATCTTTAACAGCATTGAGGTCTGCTCCCTTGTTGAGTAGATGAGTCGCAAAAGTATGACGCAGGATATGAGGACTGCGCTTGGAAGTCTGTGCAAAAAGGTCCAGATATTGTCTGACTACACGGTATATCATCATAGGGTAACTTGGCTTTCCGTGATTTGTAACAATAAAATAGTCACTTTGAGCAACATTTGAAAACCTTTGCTCAAATACTTTTTTATACAAAATGATATTTCGAACAAGCCCCTTTGTCAGAGGTATTATTCTTTCCTTTTTTCGTTTTCCTAAAACTTTCACCACTTCTTCCTGAAGGTTTATATTTTCCCATTTTAATCCTGTGAGCTCAGAAAGCCTCACTCCCGTCAGGTACAAAAACTCCATCACCATTCGGTCTCTATTTCCTTCAAAAGTTTCCTCATAAACACTTTCCTCTAGAACGGAAGAAATGGTAGTTTCTTGAAGAAATTCGGGTAATTTTTTCGGGTTTTTAAGGGATTTTAACTTATAGGTTGGGTCCTTAGCAATAAGTCTGGAGCGAAGCAAAAACTTATAAAAAGAACGTAGGGTGGCGATTTTTCGGTTAACCGTAGTGGTACTCAGACCGTTCTCTACCAAGTCTATTACCCAAGCCCTAATTTCAGCATGATCGGACATCAAAATGTCTTCTCTTTCAAAAGCAGTGGATACAAATTCCTCAAATTGCTCCAAGTCTTTTTGATAAGCCAATACGGTATGCTGACTGGATTTTTTCTCGAATTCTAAATAATTGATAAATGAGTCGATCATGTACTGTGATTACTTATTTAAGGTACACGAAAAAAAATGAAATAAGTAATGAAAAATGAAAGGAAATAATAGCTACATAAGTCATCAAAACGATTGATGGCTCACTACCAGACAAATAAAATCTCTGAATCTTAAAAAAAAGAGAGAACCTTAAGATGAAAACAAAAAAAGCGCACTCACCGAAGTCAGTACGCTTTTATATGTTTTTGTCAAAAACGATTACTTATTAGCTTCCTCTTGAAGTTTTTGCTTATAAGACGCTTTGATGACCTGTGCTCTTCTTTTTACAGAAGGTTTTGTGAACGCTTGTCTAGCTCTAAGTTCTCTGACTGCACCAGTCTTGTCAAACTTCTTTTTAAAACGCTTTAGCGCTTTTTCGATAGATTCGTTCTCTTTTACGTTTACTACGATCATATTTTTACACCTCCTTTCGCGACTGCAAAGGTATGGATAATACTTTACAAACAATAATATTCCTCTAAATTATCCTTATCAATGTTTTGACCTTGAAGTTCCTACTCAATTAACTATTTTCGGGGCTCTAAAAAAGAAATTCAATTACCCCATGTTATTTAGAAAAACAACTTCTCTATTAATTCTGACTTTTTGCCTGATCGCCTTACTTACCCCCAAACCAGCTATTTCACAAGAAAATCCTGATAAAATGGAGTGGTTCAAAGATGCTAAACTTGGAATCTTTATCCACTGGGGTATTTACTCTGTCAATGGAATCGACGAATCATGGTCTTTTTTCAATGATTACATCAAATACGAGGATTACATGAAGCAATTGGATGGTTTCACTGCTTCTAAATATGATCCCGAAAAATGGGCCAAACTGATCAAAGCAAGCGGGGCTAAATATGCTGTACTCACTGCCAAACACCATGATGGAGTGGCGCTTTGGGATACCAAGGCTAGCGATCTTTCAGTTGTGAAAAAATCTCCAGCAGGAACAGACTTGGTAGGACCTTTTATGACCGCTTTGGAAAAAGAAGGAATTAAAAAAGGAATCTATTTTTCTGTACTGGATTGGTCTCATCCTGATTATGATCGGAATACTCGTGAAACTTTTCGATACAAAAATGATCCTGAAAGATTCCGTAAATTCACCGATTTCAACTTTGCACAATTAAGCGAATTATCCACCCAGTACAATCCGGATTTGTATTGGTTTGATGGAGATTGGGAACATAGCCCAGAAGAATGGCGAAGTGCTGAACTGAAAGATAAATTATTAGGCTATAATCCCGACTTGATTATCAACTCCCGATTGGGCCCAGGTTTTGGTGACTATGCCACTCCAGAGCAAGGTGTTCCAGTTTCGAGACCCGACAGTGATTTTTGGGAATTGTGTATGACCTTGAACAACAGTTGGGGATATCAGGGAAATGACCACGCCTATAAATCTCCAAGTGAACTCTTAAGAATCTTTGTGGATTGCCTTCATATGGGTGGAAATCTATTGATGGACTTTGGCCCCAAACCTGATGGTTCTATTCCTGAAGAAGCAGAAAATATTTTAAACGAATTTGCGCGCTGGACATCCAAGCATGAATCAGCCATTTACGAAACCCAGGCGGGAATTCCTGATGGTCATATCTATGCTCCTACTACACTTTCTAAGGACAAGACTATTCTTTATATCTATTTGGACTATAAAGTCAATGAATCCTTGGCCATCAAAGGCCTAAAAAATAAAATCCAACGTGTCTGGGTGGTTGGAAATGGAACCAAATTGCAATCTAGGGAAGTGGGAAAAATGTACTGGAGTTCCGTTCCTGGCATGAAATACATAGATATTCCAGATAATGTATACGACAAAGACATTACGGTAATCGCGGTATTATTGGATGGCCCGGTGGATTTGTATCGTGAAAAAGGCCAGGTGATTGAGAGTAATTAAGAAGTTGGGAAGTCTGAAAGTTGGATGACTGATTCGAACCGTAAAAATAAAATAGAAAGGCTTCCCATTTCAGAAATAATAATGAAGCCCTGTTCTTATGGAACGGGGCTTTTCTTTTTGGAGAACCTGAATCATACTAAAATAAAAAAGTCCAACTCTAACGAGTTGGACTTCCTTTATATCTAAACATAATAGCTTAAGCTACAACTTTCTCAGCTAGCAATACAATTACATTATCTTTTACTTCCACTACTCCGCCATCCACAACCATGGACTGCTTGCCTTCTGCTGTGGTAAAGGAAACAGTTCCTTTTGCCAAAGCTGAGACGATCGGAGCGTGATTATTCAACACCTGAAATGCACCTCCGGCACCTGGGAAACTGGCCTCGGTCACTTCACCCTGAAATACTTTTTTGTCCGGTGTGACGATTTCTAAATGCATCTGATTCGGATTTATATAAAAGCAAGCGGCCAAGAAAAGCCTAAGCCGCCGCTCTATTTTCTAATTATTTAACTTCAGCCAACATTTTCTCACCCTTAGCGATCGCATCTTCGATGCTACCTACCAAGTTGAATGCTGCTTCTGGAAGGTGATCCAACTCACCATCCATGATCATATTGAAGCCTTTGATGGTGTCTTTGATGTCTACCAAAACACCTTTCAAGCCTGTAAACTGCTCAGCAACGTGGAATGGCTGAGACAAGAAACGCTGTACACGTCTTGCTCTGTGTACCACTTGCTTATCCTCTTCAGAAAGTTCTTCCATACCCAAGATCGCAATGATATCCTGCAATTCTTTGTAACGCTGAAGAGTTTCTTTCACTCGTTGAGCACAATCGTAATGCTCATCACCCAAGATTTCTGCAGAAAGAATTCTTGAAGAAGAATCCAAAGGATCCACCGCAGGGTAAATACCTAGCTCGGCAATCTTTCTTGACAATACCGTAGTAGCATCCAAGTGAGCAAAAGTTGTCGCTGGAGCAGGGTCAGTCAAGTCATCCGCAGGTACGTAAACTGCCTGTACGGAAGTAATGGAACCATTTTTAGTAGAGGTAATTCTTTCCTGCATAGCACCCATTTCTGTTGCCAATGTTGGCTGGTAACCAACCGCAGAAGGCATACGACCTAAAAGTGCAGACACTTCAGAACCTGCCTGAGTAAAACGGAAAATGTTATCGATAAAGAAAAGGATATCTTTACCTGCTCCTTCTCCGTCTCCATCTCTATAATATTCAGCCAAAGTCAAACCAGTCAAGGCCACACGAGCACGCGCCCCTGGAGGCTCATTCATCTGACCGAACACAAAGGTTGCTTTAGA comes from Algoriphagus halophilus and encodes:
- the atpD gene encoding F0F1 ATP synthase subunit beta, which translates into the protein MANIGKITQVIGPVVDVSFEGGKLPNILDAVVVTKENGQVVVMEVQQHLGEDRVRTIAMDSSEGMVRGMEVKDLGQPISVPTGEAIKGRLFNVVGDAIDGLPQVTTGARLPIHRSAPKFEDLSTSTEVLFTGIKVIDLIEPYAKGGKIGLFGGAGVGKTVLIQELINNIAKAYAGLSVFAGVGERTREGNDLLREMIESGIVTYGDDFLHSLEEEGGWDLSKVDLKKLEDSKATFVFGQMNEPPGARARVALTGLTLAEYYRDGDGEGAGKDILFFIDNIFRFTQAGSEVSALLGRMPSAVGYQPTLATEMGAMQERITSTKNGSITSVQAVYVPADDLTDPAPATTFAHLDATTVLSRKIAELGIYPAVDPLDSSSRILSAEILGDEHYDCAQRVKETLQRYKELQDIIAILGMEELSEEDKQVVHRARRVQRFLSQPFHVAEQFTGLKGVLVDIKDTIKGFNMIMDGELDHLPEAAFNLVGSIEDAIAKGEKMLAEVK